ACCTCTTCAACGACACCGTTAAAGTCATTAAAGGGTCCATCGATAATACGCACCATTTCACCAGGCTCAAACAAGACTTTGGGTCGCGGTTTTTCCACGCCTTCCTGTACTCTCTGCAGAATCTGGTTTGCTTCCTTCTCGCTAATGGGGGTCGGCTTGTCACCGGTACCACCAATAAAGCCCAAGACCTTAGGGGCATCTTTTACCAAATGCCAGGTCTCATCATCCATTTCCATATTGACCAACACGTATCCGGGAAAGAATTTACGCTCGCTTTTGCGCTTCTGCCCTTCCCGCATTTCAACAACCTCTTCGGTGGGTACTAATATTTCACCAAACTTGTCCTGTAAACCCTTGCGATTTACCCGTTCTTGAAGCGATCGGCGTACTTGTTGCTCAAATCCCGAATAGGCATGAACCACATACCAGTGTTTTGCCATAATAAGTGGGCCCTCTTAAACGGTGAAATAGCGTACTGCCCAGCCGAGAAACATGTCCATCAACCAGAGGCAGACGCCCACAAATAACACTGCAACCAATACAAACACTGTTGTTTGCCAGGTTTCTTTACGAGTAGGCCATACGACTTTGCGTACTTCAGTTCTGGAATCTTGGACAAATGCCGCCGCCGCCCGACCTGTTTCGGATTGCATTGCTATTAATATAGACAATCCAGCAGCAACCAGCAGCGCAACGACTCGCAACAGTAACGACTCTTCCGAGTAGTAGTAAAAACCACCCAAAGCGGCCGCCAAAGGAATTACAGCAACTGTCAGTTTCAACTTTTCCAAAATTTTTCTCTCAATACTGCCATGCCTGCCGCTGAGCAAGTGGCAGGCCAGGAGGGAATCGAACCCCCAACCTGCGGTTTTGGAGACCGCTGCTCTGCCAATTGAGCTACTGGCCTAACTTACCCTGCTAAAACAAGAACCATTACAACAGCCCGATGCTCTCAGCGGGTTCACACCGCCCCAGGTCTGTCCTGACTAACTCTATTCGATAATTTTGGAAACCACACCGGCACCTACCGTGCGTCCGCCTTCACGGATCGCAAAGCGCAGGCCATCTTCCATCGCGATCGGCGCAATCAATGTCACCGTCATCGCCACGTTGTCTCCAGGCATTACCATCTCTACGTCTTTGGGCAGGTCTACCGCGCCCGTTACGTCTGTTGTTCGGAAGTAAAACTGCGGACGATAGCCATTGAAGAACGGCGTGTGGCGTCCACCTTCGTCCTTCGACAGTACGTACACTTCCGCTTCAAACTTGGTGTGCGGGGTAATCGAGCCCGGCTTGGCCAATACTTGACCTCGCTCTACTTCC
The DNA window shown above is from Gammaproteobacteria bacterium and carries:
- the nusG gene encoding transcription termination/antitermination protein NusG; translation: MAKHWYVVHAYSGFEQQVRRSLQERVNRKGLQDKFGEILVPTEEVVEMREGQKRKSERKFFPGYVLVNMEMDDETWHLVKDAPKVLGFIGGTGDKPTPISEKEANQILQRVQEGVEKPRPKVLFEPGEMVRIIDGPFNDFNGVVEEVDYEKSKMRVSVLIFGRSTPVELEFGQVEKG
- the secE gene encoding preprotein translocase subunit SecE, with amino-acid sequence MLEKLKLTVAVIPLAAALGGFYYYSEESLLLRVVALLVAAGLSILIAMQSETGRAAAAFVQDSRTEVRKVVWPTRKETWQTTVFVLVAVLFVGVCLWLMDMFLGWAVRYFTV